The following nucleotide sequence is from uncultured Draconibacterium sp..
GAGTGGAATCATTATTCCTGATTCAGCAAAAGAAAAACCACAGGTTGGTACTGTAGTATTAGTAGGTGCTGATAAAAAAGATGAGCCAATGGAATTAAAAGCTGGCGATATCGTTTTTTACGGTAAATACTCGGGTACTGAGTTGAACATTGATGGAGTTGACTATTTATTAATGTCGCAATCTGACGTTTTATACATTAACTAATTTCAAAAAGTAAAAATCAGAAAAGATGGCTAAAGAAATTAAATTCGATATTGAAGCACGCGATTTGCTTAAAAGTGGTGTTGATCAACTGGCTAATGCCGTAAAAGTTACTTTAGGACCAAAAGGTCGTAACGTAGTAATCGAGAAAAAATTTGGTGCACCACAAATTACTAAAGACGGTGTAACTGTTGCAAAAGAAATTGAGTTAAGCGACGCATACGAAAATATGGGTGCACAAATGGTTAAAGAAGTAGCCTCAAAAACCGGTGACGACGCTGGTGACGGTACTACTACTGCAACAGTTTTGGCACAGTCGATTGTTAATGTTGGTTTGAAAAACGTAACTGCCGGTGCTAATCCAATGGATTTGAAACGCGGAATCGACAAAGCTGTTGAGGCTGTTGTTAAAAGCATCCAGGATCAGGCGCAAACAATTGGCGACGATTACGCAAAAATCGAATCGGTTGCTAAAATTTCTGCCAACAACGATGCAGTTATCGGATCGTTGATTGCTGAGGCAATGAAGAAAGTACATAAAGAAGGTGTTATCACAATTGAAGAAGCAAAAGGTACCGATACTTACGTTGATGTAGTTGAAGGTATGCAATTCGACCGTGGTTACCTTTCTCCATATTTTGTAACCGATGCGGAAAAAATGGTTGCAGAACTGGATAGTCCATATATCCTGATCCACGACAAAAAGATCAGCACAATGAAAGACCTTCTTCCTGTATTGGAAGCAACAGCTCAGAGTGGTCGTCCGTTGATGATCATTTCAGAAGATGTTGACGGCGAAGCATTGGCAACTTTGGTTGTTAACCGTTTACGTGGTTCGTTAAAAGTATGTGCTGTTAAAGCTCCTGGTTTTGGCGATCGCAGAAAAGAAATGTTAGAAGACATTGCAATCCTTACTGGTGGTACAGTTATTACCGAAGAAAAAGGTATGAAACTGGAGCAGGCCACAATTGATATGTTGGGTCAGTGCGAAAAAATTACTGTTGACAAAGAAAATACAACTGTTGTTAATGGTGCAGGTGCACAAGAAGCTATTGCTGCTCGTGTTAACCAGATTAAAACGCAGATGGAAACTACAACTTCTGATTACGACAAAGAAAAACTACAAGAGCGTTTGGCTAAATTGGCCGGTGGTGTTGCTGTAATCTATGTTGGTGCTGCTTCAGAAGTAGAAATGAAAGAGAAAAAAGACCGCGTTGACGATGCATTGCACGCAACCCGTGCAGCTGTTGAAGAAGGAATTGTTCCTGGTGGTGGTGTTGCTTTGGTTCGTGCTATTGCTGCATTAGAAGACCTTAAAGGCGACAACGAAGACGAAACAACAGGTGTTGAAATCGTTAAACGTGCGATTGAAGAGCCATTGCGTCAGATTGTAGCTAACGCTGGTAAAGAAGGTGCAGTAGTTGTTCAAAATGTAAAAGACGGCGAAGGCGACTATGGTTACAATGCTCGCGTTGATGAATACCAGAAGCTTTATGAAACTGGTGTTATCGATCCTGCAAAAGTAACTCGTGTTGCACTTGAAAACGCTGCTTCAATTGCCGGTATGTTCTTAACTACTGAAACAGTAATTGTTGAAGAGAAAGAAGATGCTCCTGCAATGCCTCCAATGGGTGGTGGTATGCCTGGTGGCATGGGCGGTATGATGTAAAAATCAGCTCACTAAAATATAGAAAGCTCTTCCCGTTTGGGAGGAGCTTTTTTTGTGTCCCATTTCGCGCATCTGTTTTATAATATAATAGTGTCCAGGCTATTCATCTCTAATTTTTATTTCCTTTGATTTCTAAACCAGTAACTAAACTTCATGTTAAAAAAGATTCTTTATGTACTTCTTGCCCTCATTTTTCTAGTGGTAGTTGGCGGATTTCTGTATTATCGGCTGGTAATTTATACTCCACCGCTAATTTCGGATGAAGACCGGGCTAAAATCGAGATTATGCCTCTGCCGGCCAGCCTGAAAATTTACAATGGAGATATTGATCTTCGAGAGGGTATTAATATATCTTTTATTAATGTACAGAATGATTATTTGAATAAGGCAGCAAACCGTTTTGTAAATGATCTTGAATCGATTTACGGAATTCCAGCTGATGAAAACGGAGTTTCGCTGGAAATTAATTGTAGCGAGGAGTCGGAAAGTAACATTCCAGAATTTGGTAACGATGAATCGTACAGCCTGGATATTGAGAATAGAATTATATTAACGGCAAATACCCAGTTTGGTATTAATCATGGTCTGGAAACGATTTTGCAATTAGTAAAACAAAATGAAGAAGGAGTGACCATTTCAAAACTTAAGGTTGAGGACGAACCTCGTTTTCCTTGGCGTGGAGTAATGTTGGATGGCTGTCGGCATTGGATGCCAAAAGAAGTGTTGTTGCGTACAATTGATGCTATGGCTGCTGTAAAAATGAATGTGTTTCACATTCATCTCTCAGAAGATCAGGGATTTCGGGTAGAGAGCAAAGTGTTTCCGAAATTGCATGAAATTGGATCAAATGGAAAATATTATACGCAAGATGATATTCGCGAAATTGTAACTTATGCAGCGGAAAGAGGAATTCGTGTGGTTCCTGAGTTTGATGTGCCGGGGCACTCAAAAAGCTGGCAGATTGCATATCCTGAATTGAGTACAGTAAGCGAACATTTGTCGTTTGCAAACGAAAGCGGCGAGCTATTTTCTCCACCAATGGATCCGACGAAAGAAGAGGTTTATGTATTTCTCGACAAGTTTATTGCCGAGATGATAACATTGTTTCCCGATGCTTATTTTCATATTGGTGGCGATGAGGTAGAACCAAAATACTGGAATGAAAGTGAATCAATTCAGTCGTTTATGAAAGTAAAAGGGATTAAAGACGCGCATGGTTTGCAAGCGTATTTTAATCTCAGGATTTACGACCTGGTTAAGAAGCATGGCAAAACAATGCTTGGATGGGAAGAGATAATGAACGACGATTTGGAGAATGATGTTGTTATTCAATCGTGGATGGGGCAAAAATCGTTGTTTGAAGCGGTTCAGGGTGGCAAAAGAGGAATTTTGTCGGCTGGTTGGTATCTCGATCACAAATTACATTCAGATAAACATTATACGGTTGATCCTTTAATTTTGCCCGGAGCTGTTGATATGGCGCCGGATACAACTTGCTGGAAAACTTACGATATCACACTAGAAATTCCCTCGGGCGAGATGGAGAGTAAACTAACCTTGTTTGATCGCGATTCTGAAAATGTATATGGCTTTTTAGAGTTTCTTGGAAATCGTACCGGATTTAAAAATGGGCAGAACAAAGATGTTCAGTTAACTTTTCTGCTGGAGTCGCAAATGGGAGAGGTGAAGTTCTCTGCACAGCTTTTGAGTGATACACTATTTGGAAAAATTTCATTAGCGATGTTTAACTTTGCTGCCAATGGGAAGTTGGTGGCAGGTTCTGAAATTCAGGGAACAAAATTACCACCAATCGAGGTGATTAAACCGCTTACCGACAAGCAAAAAACAATGATACTTGGCGGCGAAGCAGCAATGTGGTCGGAAGTAGTGGATAAAGATAATGTCGACTCGCGAATTTGGCCACGAACAGCTGTTGTTGCTGAAAAACTCTGGAGTCCGGCAACACTAACCGCAAATGTTGATGATATGTATCGGCGTCTTGAAAAATGTTCAGATTACCTGGTTCAAAGAGGCAATCCACATAAAATGCAACAAGATGTTATTCTTCATGCATTAATTCCTGATCAGGGATTTACCTACTTAAAAACCTTGGTTGAGGTACTTGAAGAAGTAAAATATTATGAGCGAATGGCAAACCTCGAAAATATGTATGCCGTGTATTTGCCCGATTTAAAAATGAATGGTGTTGTTGATGCCGCGCGTCCGGAAAGCTTGTCGGCCCGAGAATTCAATACAAAGGTAAATGCTTATCTTTTGGATAGGGAAAACAGCGTACTAAAAGCACAGCTTCAAGAGCAGCTGGAAATGTGGAGTTTGAATAACAAGAATTTAGAGCCTTGGTTAACAAGCAATGAATTGCAAGAAGTTTCGCGTTTATCAGAGGCATTTTCTTCGGTTGCGAAATACGCGCTGCAAATGATAAATGAAGAA
It contains:
- a CDS encoding co-chaperone GroES, which produces MADLKGKILAGKILVQPQEAEEKTVSGIIIPDSAKEKPQVGTVVLVGADKKDEPMELKAGDIVFYGKYSGTELNIDGVDYLLMSQSDVLYIN
- a CDS encoding family 20 glycosylhydrolase, whose protein sequence is MLKKILYVLLALIFLVVVGGFLYYRLVIYTPPLISDEDRAKIEIMPLPASLKIYNGDIDLREGINISFINVQNDYLNKAANRFVNDLESIYGIPADENGVSLEINCSEESESNIPEFGNDESYSLDIENRIILTANTQFGINHGLETILQLVKQNEEGVTISKLKVEDEPRFPWRGVMLDGCRHWMPKEVLLRTIDAMAAVKMNVFHIHLSEDQGFRVESKVFPKLHEIGSNGKYYTQDDIREIVTYAAERGIRVVPEFDVPGHSKSWQIAYPELSTVSEHLSFANESGELFSPPMDPTKEEVYVFLDKFIAEMITLFPDAYFHIGGDEVEPKYWNESESIQSFMKVKGIKDAHGLQAYFNLRIYDLVKKHGKTMLGWEEIMNDDLENDVVIQSWMGQKSLFEAVQGGKRGILSAGWYLDHKLHSDKHYTVDPLILPGAVDMAPDTTCWKTYDITLEIPSGEMESKLTLFDRDSENVYGFLEFLGNRTGFKNGQNKDVQLTFLLESQMGEVKFSAQLLSDTLFGKISLAMFNFAANGKLVAGSEIQGTKLPPIEVIKPLTDKQKTMILGGEAAMWSEVVDKDNVDSRIWPRTAVVAEKLWSPATLTANVDDMYRRLEKCSDYLVQRGNPHKMQQDVILHALIPDQGFTYLKTLVEVLEEVKYYERMANLENMYAVYLPDLKMNGVVDAARPESLSAREFNTKVNAYLLDRENSVLKAQLQEQLEMWSLNNKNLEPWLTSNELQEVSRLSEAFSSVAKYALQMINEEGSTKQPEELMKELSLLENGENGMLCAVAEGLRELCTN
- the groL gene encoding chaperonin GroEL (60 kDa chaperone family; promotes refolding of misfolded polypeptides especially under stressful conditions; forms two stacked rings of heptamers to form a barrel-shaped 14mer; ends can be capped by GroES; misfolded proteins enter the barrel where they are refolded when GroES binds) — protein: MAKEIKFDIEARDLLKSGVDQLANAVKVTLGPKGRNVVIEKKFGAPQITKDGVTVAKEIELSDAYENMGAQMVKEVASKTGDDAGDGTTTATVLAQSIVNVGLKNVTAGANPMDLKRGIDKAVEAVVKSIQDQAQTIGDDYAKIESVAKISANNDAVIGSLIAEAMKKVHKEGVITIEEAKGTDTYVDVVEGMQFDRGYLSPYFVTDAEKMVAELDSPYILIHDKKISTMKDLLPVLEATAQSGRPLMIISEDVDGEALATLVVNRLRGSLKVCAVKAPGFGDRRKEMLEDIAILTGGTVITEEKGMKLEQATIDMLGQCEKITVDKENTTVVNGAGAQEAIAARVNQIKTQMETTTSDYDKEKLQERLAKLAGGVAVIYVGAASEVEMKEKKDRVDDALHATRAAVEEGIVPGGGVALVRAIAALEDLKGDNEDETTGVEIVKRAIEEPLRQIVANAGKEGAVVVQNVKDGEGDYGYNARVDEYQKLYETGVIDPAKVTRVALENAASIAGMFLTTETVIVEEKEDAPAMPPMGGGMPGGMGGMM